GAGATGATAACTTAGCAacgaaaaattgcattgttagaGCAACTTTTGATAAGGTGCAAAAGAACTATTTAACAATGATACTACTCAAGCCAACAAATGCTCTTTAGAGTCAGATGAACCCAAGCTACTTGCAACCTTCATATTAACCAAATAACATCATGAGCAGAACCACTACAAAATGCTTTTATAATACATCATGTTTTCGAAAAGTTCAATTCTTCTAAAGCCAAGTTACGCCATCTAAAGAGTCAAAGATAATTGATTTTACAGAGCAAATAAACATGTAGtctaaaaatctaaaagatGTGGAGCcaaattatgtaatttaaagAATGAAGCATGATTCAAAATACTGCACATTTAAAAGAAACACATTTAGATTTCCAAAGAAATCACTTAAGTATTGGTTTTGACAAAACAACAGTAGAGAAAGCCAAACAGAAAATTCGATATAATTAATAGCAAAAAATCAAGAGTACCACCAAGGTAGGAAACAAATGTCTCTGATAGAAGTGTTCGTTACACATCACCTTTAAAACAATCCCCACAGGAAGCAAGAATTCCCTCCCTCTAATCCTAAAAACATCATAAGCAAATAACACTTTCAGTATCTCAAAAATTAGATATAGTATCAGTTCATGAGCAGTTACCAGAATCCAAGTCTTGCACTTCCATTTTGAAGGTAATACAACTTAAGCGTCACAGAAGACTGATCTTCTCGAACACATCTACAGGGGGAGAAAAAAAGTAGGAAATTAGAGAATATTGTAAGGTGGATTGTCAATCTAAGATATCTCCAAATAAATTcccgtaaaaaataatattttgggtCTCActattatcttcttcttcttgatccTCCCTCTTCCTCGCCTCCTCTGCCTTCTTTTGCAACCCtactacatatatacatatatatatatatatcaaattgcaCCACCGTTGTAATTACCAAGAAACTGAAAATAAGATGCATGCATGTATGTGCGTAAAGTTTGTGATTAGTAAGAAAAAACATGGGGGGATTGATTAGTTATGTAGAATTCTCGACAGAGGAAGGAGGCCACAGTGGCCGGAACAGTGGTCGTCGCTGCGTCTCCTTCCCCGTGCCATTATCTCACCTGGTGCTGTTGCGGGCCTCTTCCACAGGTGTCGATCTTGGTATAGCTTGTCGAGCGGGGAGGGCCCCTCCGACCAACTTGGAAATAAGCGCTACGCCGAGGAAGGCCAGCGCTCTGATAAGCCCCAACGTCGGCATCGGCGTAGTCTTTCTCCCGTTGCTGGTCTCTGTTGGGTGGGGATGCCATGATCAAGAATTAGCAAAAATCCTATATATTCTCTGATCCTTGGCTATTCCTCGATCGACTTATTCTTCTTACTCTTATCCTTATTTATAGCTAACCTGTAGACGGAGGGAGGAGGCCGCAGCAGCAACGGTAGTCCCTGCGGCGTTGTAAGGCCTGCGAATAACAAGAGTAGTAATTAGTAGGAGAAGGAAGGGAAGAAGGTAGCTTACTAAGTAGAAGAGATAAGTGCTGGCAGCAAGGTGGAGCGGAGTGATCGGCGAGCGGGTCCGGTGAGCGGTGCGTCGGAGGCGAGTCCGGCTAGGCAAG
This DNA window, taken from Ananas comosus cultivar F153 linkage group 21, ASM154086v1, whole genome shotgun sequence, encodes the following:
- the LOC109726310 gene encoding uncharacterized protein LOC109726310 isoform X1; this translates as MPTSGLTRMLVFLGGALSGTLVEVALAAQHATEEPRGGGGNSTGNNHLGNETPQGLPLLLRPPPSVYRDQQREKDYADADVGAYQSAGLPRRSAYFQVGRRGPPRSTSYTKIDTCGRGPQQHQGCKRRQRRRGRGRIKKKKIIVRPKILFFTGIYLEIS
- the LOC109726310 gene encoding uncharacterized protein LOC109726310 isoform X4; translation: MPTSGLTRMLVFLGGALSGTLVEVALAAQHATEEPRGGGGNSTGNNHLGNETPQGLPLLLRPPPSVYRDQQREKDYADADVGAYQSAGLPRRSAYFQVGRRGPPRSTSYTKIDTCGRGPQQHQ
- the LOC109726310 gene encoding uncharacterized protein LOC109726310 isoform X2 produces the protein MPTSGLTRMLVFLGGALSGTLVEVALAAQHATEEPRGGGGNSTGNNHLGNETPQGLPLLLRPPPSVYRDQQREKDYADADVGAYQSAGLPRRSAYFQVGRRGPPRSTSYTKIDTCGRGPQQHQGCKRRQRRRGRGRIKKKKIIMCSRRSVFCDA
- the LOC109726310 gene encoding uncharacterized protein LOC109726310 isoform X3, producing MPTSGLTRMLVFLGGALSGTLVEVALAAQHATEEPRGGGGNSTGNNHLGNETPQGLPLLLRPPPSVYRDQQREKDYADADVGAYQSAGLPRRSAYFQVGRRGPPRSTSYTKIDTCGRGPQQHQFLGNYNGGAI